From one Comamonas piscis genomic stretch:
- a CDS encoding helix-hairpin-helix domain-containing protein: MMISMQDDPQAETPLGDLLPLRVKAVLERNGIHTVEGVRQAYPHTLLKMWGMGMFRFGEIEKALFPGNSFTPKRVYSPVRHVEGSSLNGPLSPGTVLVLSRAGIYTAEQLIAIDPNELTEIRGLGVHKLREIERAFFSGRTSTTQPADSTNGKASPLCLSSAREGLVSQPVQNPMMQNSAASTMLRVIDPHEIPLGDLLTAQVKSALERNGIHTVEGVRRAYPQALIEMRGIGILRLRKIEAALFPGKSFTPTRRTTSRQTIKGTSLNGALFPGTVQILARGGITTEEQLIAASPNDLLKIKGLGAVKLQEIESLFFADHAETSLPGKLKGKLNNSEER, from the coding sequence ATGATGATCAGTATGCAAGATGATCCACAAGCCGAAACACCTCTTGGAGACCTCCTTCCGCTCCGTGTGAAGGCCGTTCTTGAACGGAATGGGATTCATACAGTCGAAGGAGTACGCCAGGCATATCCCCATACGCTGCTCAAGATGTGGGGTATGGGGATGTTCCGCTTTGGAGAGATAGAAAAAGCACTGTTTCCCGGCAACTCGTTCACGCCGAAGCGGGTCTACTCTCCCGTACGTCACGTCGAAGGTTCATCGCTCAATGGCCCTCTGTCGCCCGGGACAGTCTTGGTCCTCTCTCGGGCCGGGATCTACACCGCTGAGCAGCTGATCGCGATAGATCCGAATGAGCTGACGGAAATTAGGGGACTTGGCGTGCACAAGCTAAGGGAAATAGAGAGAGCCTTTTTCTCCGGTAGAACTTCAACCACGCAACCCGCCGATTCCACAAATGGAAAAGCGTCTCCCCTGTGCCTATCCAGCGCCAGGGAGGGTCTTGTTTCTCAGCCAGTTCAAAACCCTATGATGCAGAACTCGGCAGCATCTACGATGCTTCGCGTGATAGACCCACATGAAATACCGCTTGGTGACCTTCTAACGGCCCAAGTGAAATCCGCACTCGAACGAAACGGGATACATACTGTCGAAGGGGTGCGTAGAGCCTATCCGCAAGCCCTGATTGAAATGCGGGGTATCGGGATACTTCGGCTCAGGAAAATTGAGGCCGCCCTCTTTCCTGGCAAGTCTTTTACACCAACACGTCGCACCACGTCCAGACAAACTATCAAAGGAACATCTCTCAATGGAGCCCTCTTTCCTGGAACGGTGCAAATCTTGGCACGCGGCGGGATCACTACCGAGGAACAGCTTATAGCAGCATCGCCCAACGACCTTCTGAAAATTAAAGGCTTGGGCGCTGTGAAGCTTCAAGAGATTGAGAGCTTGTTCTTTGCCGACCATGCTGAAACATCCCTTCCGGGTAAGCTCAAAGGCAAGCTGAATAACAGTGAAGAGCGGTGA
- a CDS encoding helix-turn-helix domain-containing protein — MLIREQIGEAAGLANSMIYKDAPKFHILIVSQSPEDARILAADLRNKLHSVGLAHSSNQGYARAITSKPDLIILVACDSNGIRSSIFPLLKTNPSTQNIPIINSPTPNDKVKVKKASQTDPESILEQVSKIIPSTQKSLQVGTDAAAPQSDKSQINFKVKQDATNFIRRHINISGLTISDIAASLNISIITLNKAFEVGEEKSAFASMRIERMQCAALLLEQSTLKISEIANEVGYSDSGNFSKEFKIYWYKTPKRFRIESRINIEASKNSRVES; from the coding sequence ATGCTTATCCGCGAGCAAATCGGAGAAGCTGCGGGACTAGCGAATTCCATGATCTATAAAGATGCCCCGAAATTTCACATTTTGATTGTGAGTCAAAGTCCAGAAGATGCACGCATCTTGGCAGCCGACCTTCGCAATAAATTACATTCAGTAGGCCTTGCTCACAGTAGCAATCAAGGTTATGCCAGAGCTATCACATCAAAACCAGATTTGATTATTCTGGTTGCCTGCGATTCTAATGGCATACGCAGTAGCATTTTTCCACTACTCAAAACCAACCCTTCAACTCAAAACATCCCGATTATTAATTCACCTACCCCAAACGACAAAGTCAAAGTAAAGAAGGCCAGCCAAACTGATCCCGAGAGCATACTTGAGCAGGTAAGCAAAATCATCCCCTCCACGCAAAAATCCCTGCAAGTCGGAACTGATGCAGCTGCACCGCAATCAGACAAATCTCAAATAAATTTCAAAGTAAAACAGGATGCCACAAACTTCATTCGTCGGCATATTAATATTTCTGGACTAACAATTTCTGATATTGCCGCGAGTCTAAATATATCGATTATTACATTAAACAAAGCCTTTGAAGTCGGGGAAGAAAAGTCGGCATTTGCTTCTATGCGCATAGAGAGAATGCAATGCGCGGCGCTATTACTCGAGCAAAGCACGCTGAAAATATCGGAAATTGCTAATGAAGTTGGCTATAGCGATTCAGGGAATTTCTCAAAAGAGTTTAAAATATACTGGTACAAAACACCTAAACGATTTCGCATTGAATCCCGCATTAATATTGAAGCCTCAAAGAATTCGAGAGTGGAAAGCTAA
- a CDS encoding SOS response-associated peptidase, whose amino-acid sequence MCNRYHSPDEGYIQQYWRLNPRQLGLGARDVFPRSPGGFIRRSVDDLGYSKELAVGRWGLIPWFSKTPDIKYSTNNARAEEVADKASFKDPWKRGQRCIIPATTFDEPNWESGKNVWWRFARIDGDPWGLAGLWNTWQDPATGELIESYTMLTRNADEHPLMNRMHKPDPKLAPNKQDKRSVIPIELADVDQWLEGSIKDAQTLLRLAPVEVFAAGPA is encoded by the coding sequence ATGTGCAATCGATACCACAGTCCAGACGAAGGCTACATCCAGCAGTACTGGCGACTGAACCCCCGGCAGCTGGGCCTGGGTGCCCGTGACGTGTTCCCGCGCTCACCGGGCGGATTCATACGGCGCTCCGTGGATGATCTGGGGTACAGCAAAGAGTTGGCTGTGGGTCGATGGGGTTTGATCCCTTGGTTCAGCAAAACGCCCGATATCAAGTACAGCACCAACAATGCCCGCGCCGAGGAGGTGGCGGACAAGGCCAGCTTCAAAGACCCGTGGAAGAGAGGCCAGCGCTGCATCATCCCAGCGACGACCTTTGACGAGCCTAACTGGGAGAGCGGCAAAAACGTGTGGTGGAGGTTTGCGCGAATCGACGGTGACCCGTGGGGCCTGGCTGGGTTGTGGAACACCTGGCAGGATCCTGCGACTGGCGAGCTGATCGAGAGCTACACCATGCTCACGCGCAACGCAGACGAGCACCCGCTGATGAACCGCATGCACAAGCCAGACCCGAAGCTGGCACCCAACAAGCAGGACAAGCGCAGTGTGATCCCCATCGAACTGGCGGATGTTGACCAGTGGCTGGAAGGATCGATAAAGGACGCACAGACCTTGCTGAGGTTGGCCCCGGTGGAAGTGTTCGCCGCTGGGCCAGCCTAG
- a CDS encoding tyrosine-type recombinase/integrase: MGTIIRRERKDGSVGYTAQVRVKKGGKVVHAETQTFDREAAAKAWIKKRETELAEPGALDQPEDPILSVVIQRYLEDKLKPHGKTKDQVLRTMANSWLGDTHCSQINSATVIRYLEGLTSLPQTRGNYLSHLSAIFTVARPAWGYPLDKQACDDARVVAEKLGLIARSKQRTRRPTLEELNKLMTYYSVYERKREDSIPMTYIILFSIFSTRRQEETCRILGQDVDAENSEVVVRDMKNPGEKIGNDVTTLLPPEALKLIQNRKVAKGRIWPYNAESVSASFTRTCKLLGIDDLHFHDLRHDGISRLFEMGWNIPHVAQVSGHRSWQSLQRYTQFKKVGDKYEGWEWKTKLLAG; this comes from the coding sequence ATGGGAACCATTATTCGCCGTGAGCGCAAAGACGGAAGCGTGGGTTACACCGCACAAGTCCGGGTCAAAAAGGGTGGCAAGGTTGTACACGCTGAAACCCAGACCTTTGACCGTGAAGCTGCTGCCAAAGCCTGGATCAAGAAGCGCGAGACAGAGCTTGCAGAACCTGGCGCCCTAGATCAGCCTGAAGATCCAATCCTTTCTGTCGTCATCCAGAGATACCTGGAGGACAAGCTCAAACCGCACGGGAAGACCAAGGACCAGGTTTTGCGCACCATGGCCAATTCGTGGCTGGGTGACACGCATTGCTCCCAAATCAACAGTGCTACGGTCATCAGATATTTAGAAGGCCTCACGAGCCTGCCCCAAACCCGAGGCAACTACCTGTCCCACCTGTCGGCGATCTTTACGGTCGCCCGGCCTGCGTGGGGCTATCCCCTCGACAAGCAGGCTTGTGATGACGCACGCGTCGTGGCTGAAAAGCTTGGGTTGATTGCCCGATCAAAGCAGCGCACACGCCGTCCAACTCTAGAGGAGCTGAACAAGCTCATGACCTACTACTCTGTCTATGAGCGGAAGCGGGAGGATTCTATCCCGATGACCTACATCATACTGTTCAGCATATTCTCCACGCGCCGGCAGGAAGAAACGTGTCGCATCCTGGGGCAAGATGTGGACGCAGAAAACTCTGAGGTAGTCGTTCGCGACATGAAAAACCCGGGTGAAAAGATAGGCAACGATGTCACCACTCTCCTTCCACCTGAAGCACTAAAGTTGATTCAAAACCGCAAGGTAGCCAAGGGGCGCATCTGGCCGTACAACGCCGAGTCCGTCAGCGCGAGCTTTACTCGGACATGCAAGCTACTTGGTATTGATGATCTGCATTTCCATGACCTTCGTCATGACGGGATCAGCCGATTGTTTGAGATGGGCTGGAACATCCCCCATGTTGCGCAAGTCTCTGGGCATCGTTCTTGGCAGAGCTTGCAGCGCTACACGCAATTCAAGAAGGTCGGGGACAAATACGAAGGCTGGGAATGGAAGACCAAGCTTCTGGCTGGATAG
- the dusA gene encoding tRNA dihydrouridine(20/20a) synthase DusA has protein sequence MALNQTVEKSLVSIEKTPLHWPGRMSVAPMMDWTDRHCRFFHRLLTRQTLLYTEMVTTGALIHGDVARHLRFHAEEHPVALQLGGSEPADLAQCAKLAQDWGYDEVNLNCGCPSERVQRGAFGACLMNEKELVAEGVKAMRDVVDIPVTVKHRIGIDKSESYDFVRDFIGTVADAGCEVFVVHARNAWLKGLSPKENREIPPLRYDVVAQLKKDFPHLTIAINGGIADDETVLAQLAHVDGVMVGREAYHNPWWLATWDAQFYGAEPNTFISRESVEEEMVRYMEREAAAHGTHWSSIARHMLGLRHGMPGARHWRQVWSDHRMKHLPPHEVMQAARTKPERHSGAPVLVNI, from the coding sequence ATGGCATTGAATCAGACAGTTGAAAAATCGTTGGTTTCCATAGAGAAAACGCCTCTTCATTGGCCAGGGCGCATGTCGGTCGCGCCGATGATGGACTGGACTGATCGACATTGCCGCTTTTTCCACCGTCTGCTGACGCGCCAGACTTTGCTGTACACCGAGATGGTGACGACCGGCGCGTTGATCCATGGCGATGTGGCGCGGCATTTGCGCTTTCATGCCGAGGAGCACCCGGTCGCGTTGCAGCTGGGCGGTAGTGAGCCGGCGGACCTGGCCCAGTGTGCCAAGCTGGCGCAGGACTGGGGCTATGACGAGGTGAACCTGAACTGCGGCTGCCCCAGCGAGCGGGTGCAGCGCGGTGCCTTTGGCGCCTGCTTGATGAATGAGAAAGAGTTGGTGGCCGAGGGTGTCAAGGCGATGCGCGATGTGGTGGACATTCCCGTCACCGTCAAGCACCGCATCGGCATTGACAAGAGCGAGAGCTACGATTTTGTGCGCGACTTTATCGGCACCGTTGCCGATGCGGGTTGCGAGGTTTTTGTGGTGCATGCCCGCAATGCCTGGCTCAAGGGCCTGTCGCCCAAAGAGAATCGCGAGATTCCGCCCCTGCGCTATGATGTGGTGGCACAGCTGAAAAAAGACTTTCCGCACCTGACCATCGCCATCAACGGCGGCATTGCCGATGATGAGACGGTGCTGGCACAGCTGGCACATGTCGACGGCGTGATGGTGGGGCGTGAGGCCTACCATAACCCCTGGTGGCTGGCGACCTGGGATGCGCAGTTCTATGGTGCGGAGCCGAACACCTTCATCAGCCGTGAATCGGTGGAAGAGGAAATGGTGCGCTACATGGAGCGCGAGGCTGCCGCGCATGGTACGCACTGGTCCTCCATTGCACGCCATATGCTGGGCCTGCGCCATGGCATGCCTGGCGCGCGCCACTGGCGGCAAGTGTGGAGCGACCACCGCATGAAGCATCTGCCGCCCCATGAGGTGATGCAGGCTGCGCGCACCAAGCCCGAACGGCACTCGGGTGCGCCCGTTTTGGTAAATATTTGA
- a CDS encoding TM2 domain-containing protein, producing MGEKNPRWALGLLVALGWMGAHRYYLGRYASAVAQLALTALCAAAWMWGGGAARFAPYLLGPILFWLIRDGFWLFDYFREEESMDSRLSAFAQSQLDEQELVPAGKAQADAAPVLATVAQAPFAAAPPDDPPSKPATDPQTDKKALAIQMAQKHIGDALARRDVRTAHAEADTLIKYLVQRSRKPQNDPHLAMAYLLQGMTFYQTGPLDAALKKLQMGVHLGAAFAELAQPVQQAQLILQRLRSPQMASAAAATPVLQPGQYPLLIQSQDWAQALALCEQTIALRRAGQDGDVPDLARHHLHAMEIAQHLGDKDSQRVHGQALLALAAPEGAAVSEPMRRQALERLGDLCQSEEDHQAATAHYAQALALVNVRSSGGNAAAQALALCALLQRMARSHAALGETALALQCWQRLALYLDSFDRLDQQGQRMPDPEAVSGMLADYAAFAIRHQPARVKPLVQQALRIQQRSCRGYSLAAARAYEVFADFLAAHGQTDARSSYLKKALLLVQICDPDNSAHLQQLKTAIREAA from the coding sequence ATGGGGGAAAAGAATCCGCGATGGGCCTTGGGCCTGTTGGTAGCGCTGGGGTGGATGGGCGCGCACCGCTATTATTTGGGGCGTTACGCCAGTGCCGTTGCGCAGCTGGCGTTGACAGCGCTGTGTGCGGCCGCCTGGATGTGGGGCGGCGGCGCTGCGCGCTTTGCGCCTTATCTGCTCGGCCCCATCCTCTTCTGGCTGATTCGCGATGGCTTTTGGCTGTTCGACTACTTTCGCGAAGAAGAGAGCATGGATTCGCGCTTGTCGGCCTTTGCGCAGTCGCAGCTGGACGAGCAGGAATTGGTCCCCGCAGGCAAAGCGCAGGCGGATGCCGCACCGGTGCTGGCCACCGTTGCCCAAGCTCCATTCGCCGCCGCTCCACCGGATGATCCGCCGTCCAAGCCCGCGACCGATCCGCAGACCGACAAGAAGGCACTGGCCATTCAAATGGCGCAAAAGCACATTGGCGATGCGCTGGCACGCCGAGATGTGCGGACGGCCCACGCCGAGGCGGATACCCTCATCAAGTACCTGGTCCAGCGCAGCCGCAAACCCCAAAACGACCCGCACCTGGCGATGGCCTATCTGCTGCAGGGGATGACCTTCTACCAAACCGGGCCACTGGATGCAGCCCTCAAAAAGCTGCAAATGGGTGTTCACCTCGGGGCTGCCTTTGCCGAGCTGGCGCAGCCCGTGCAACAGGCCCAGCTCATTTTGCAGCGCCTGCGTTCGCCCCAAATGGCATCCGCAGCCGCTGCTACGCCCGTGCTGCAGCCGGGCCAGTATCCGCTGCTGATTCAATCGCAGGATTGGGCCCAAGCGCTGGCTTTGTGTGAGCAGACCATTGCCTTGCGCCGAGCGGGGCAGGACGGGGATGTGCCCGATCTGGCCCGGCACCATCTGCATGCGATGGAGATCGCCCAGCACCTGGGTGATAAGGACAGTCAACGCGTGCATGGCCAGGCCTTGCTGGCGCTGGCCGCGCCTGAGGGCGCAGCGGTGTCTGAACCCATGCGGCGCCAGGCCTTGGAACGCCTCGGTGATCTCTGCCAGTCTGAAGAAGATCACCAAGCTGCCACGGCGCACTATGCGCAAGCGCTGGCGCTGGTGAATGTGCGCAGCAGCGGCGGCAACGCGGCCGCGCAGGCCTTGGCGCTGTGCGCTCTGTTGCAGCGCATGGCCAGAAGCCATGCGGCCTTGGGTGAGACGGCGCTGGCGCTGCAATGCTGGCAGCGGCTGGCGCTGTACCTGGACAGCTTTGACCGCCTGGACCAGCAAGGCCAGCGCATGCCCGATCCCGAGGCGGTGTCGGGCATGCTGGCCGACTACGCTGCCTTTGCCATCCGCCACCAGCCCGCACGGGTCAAGCCGCTGGTGCAGCAGGCCTTGCGCATACAGCAGCGCAGTTGCCGAGGCTATTCGCTGGCGGCAGCGCGAGCCTATGAGGTGTTTGCAGATTTTTTGGCGGCGCATGGCCAGACCGATGCACGCAGCAGCTATCTAAAAAAGGCGCTGTTGCTGGTGCAGATTTGTGACCCGGACAACAGCGCACATTTGCAGCAGCTAAAAACCGCAATCAGGGAGGCCGCATGA
- a CDS encoding thiamine phosphate synthase, with the protein MNTPSPSTATQIAQAITAAHQAAFANFPPQTAPDLPSDRQQDAVYAGALAACSTLGFIAIDAACIASAWSAQAARTGQFDAQAWPVEAADFGLRPSGGPQAFVPCPQQLGLYAVLPTAEWVGRMARAGVPTVQLRFKSDDAQAITAEIAAAVAAVEETSALLFINDHWRHAIAAGSYGVHLGQEDLDALSAAELAELRASGVRLGVSTHGYAEMVRASQAQPSYIAMGAVFPTTLKKMATVPQGLARLERYAALTRSYPQVAIGGISAAEFPLVRESGVGSIAVVRAIVNADDPEAAAADLMALMG; encoded by the coding sequence ATGAATACCCCATCCCCATCCACCGCCACTCAAATCGCGCAGGCCATTACCGCCGCCCACCAGGCTGCCTTTGCCAACTTCCCCCCGCAAACCGCCCCCGACCTGCCCTCAGACCGCCAGCAGGATGCCGTCTATGCCGGCGCCCTGGCCGCCTGTAGCACGCTGGGCTTTATCGCCATCGATGCAGCATGCATAGCCAGCGCCTGGAGCGCGCAGGCCGCACGCACAGGCCAATTCGATGCCCAGGCCTGGCCGGTAGAAGCTGCAGATTTTGGGCTGCGGCCCAGCGGCGGCCCGCAGGCCTTCGTGCCCTGCCCCCAGCAGCTGGGTCTGTATGCCGTGCTGCCCACGGCGGAATGGGTAGGCCGCATGGCCCGCGCTGGCGTGCCCACCGTGCAGCTGCGCTTTAAATCAGACGATGCCCAAGCCATTACCGCAGAGATAGCCGCTGCCGTTGCCGCCGTTGAAGAGACCAGCGCCCTGCTGTTTATCAACGACCACTGGCGCCATGCCATTGCTGCCGGCAGCTATGGCGTGCACCTGGGCCAGGAAGATCTGGATGCCCTCAGCGCCGCCGAGCTGGCCGAACTGCGCGCCAGCGGCGTGCGCTTGGGCGTCAGCACCCATGGTTATGCCGAAATGGTACGTGCCAGCCAGGCGCAACCCAGCTATATCGCCATGGGGGCGGTCTTCCCGACGACCCTGAAGAAAATGGCCACCGTGCCGCAAGGCTTGGCCCGCCTGGAACGCTATGCCGCGTTGACGCGCAGCTACCCCCAGGTCGCCATTGGGGGCATTTCGGCAGCGGAGTTTCCGCTGGTGCGCGAGAGTGGTGTCGGATCGATCGCCGTGGTACGCGCCATTGTCAACGCGGACGATCCAGAGGCCGCTGCCGCCGACTTGATGGCGCTGATGGGCTAA
- a CDS encoding thiazole synthase, which produces MNATPHSDDALVLYGQRFQSRLLLGTSRYPSPAVLEAAVARSKPAMVTASLRRQGSNAAETGSDFWALLKRLNVPVLPNTAGCMRLQEAITTAQMAREVFETPWIKLELIGDDYTLQPDTLNLVEAASILIKDGFQVLPYCTEDLVLCQRLVDVGCQAVMPWAAPIGTGRGPVNPYAMQTLRERLDVPLICDAGLGLPSHACQVMEWGFDAVLLNTAVALSPDPIAMAGAFADATAAGHAAYRAGTMQAQDMAQPSTPVLGTPFWHQSN; this is translated from the coding sequence ATGAACGCCACTCCCCACTCCGACGACGCCCTGGTGCTGTACGGCCAGCGTTTCCAAAGCCGCTTGCTGCTGGGCACCTCGCGCTATCCATCGCCTGCCGTGCTGGAGGCCGCTGTCGCCCGCAGCAAACCCGCTATGGTGACCGCCTCCTTGCGCCGCCAAGGCAGCAATGCCGCAGAGACCGGCAGCGACTTCTGGGCATTGCTCAAGCGCCTGAACGTGCCGGTGCTCCCTAACACCGCCGGCTGCATGCGCCTGCAAGAGGCCATCACCACCGCCCAGATGGCCCGCGAGGTGTTTGAGACGCCCTGGATCAAGCTGGAATTGATTGGCGACGATTACACCTTGCAGCCCGACACCTTGAACCTGGTCGAGGCCGCCTCCATCCTGATCAAGGATGGTTTTCAGGTGCTGCCCTACTGCACCGAAGACCTGGTGCTCTGCCAGCGTCTGGTCGATGTGGGCTGCCAGGCCGTCATGCCCTGGGCCGCACCGATTGGCACCGGCCGTGGCCCCGTCAACCCCTATGCGATGCAAACCTTGCGGGAGCGCCTGGATGTTCCGCTGATCTGCGATGCCGGTCTGGGCCTGCCCAGCCATGCCTGCCAGGTCATGGAATGGGGTTTTGACGCGGTACTTCTGAACACGGCTGTCGCGCTGTCGCCAGACCCGATTGCAATGGCCGGCGCCTTTGCCGATGCCACCGCCGCCGGCCACGCCGCCTACCGCGCCGGCACCATGCAGGCGCAGGACATGGCCCAACCCAGTACCCCCGTGCTGGGCACGCCTTTCTGGCACCAAAGCAACTGA
- the thiS gene encoding sulfur carrier protein ThiS, with amino-acid sequence MTLQILLNNQATALPEGATVAVALAQLQPRPPFAVAVNTVFVPKGQYESCHLKTGDKLEVISPITGG; translated from the coding sequence ATGACGTTACAGATTCTTTTGAACAACCAGGCCACCGCCCTGCCCGAAGGCGCTACCGTGGCCGTGGCCTTGGCACAGCTGCAGCCGCGCCCTCCGTTTGCGGTAGCCGTCAACACCGTTTTTGTGCCCAAGGGCCAGTACGAAAGTTGCCATCTAAAAACGGGCGACAAACTCGAAGTCATCTCGCCCATCACCGGCGGCTGA